In the Arachis stenosperma cultivar V10309 chromosome 8, arast.V10309.gnm1.PFL2, whole genome shotgun sequence genome, tagttaatatatattatttaaaaaatatttaaaatttattattttgtattaagaatattattaaaagtatattattattttttcttaaaataacattttcttttttttgttcaaatactatgacaataaaatattttgtgtaattgcttctactcaataaatattatattcatttattttatatcgcatgtaaaataaataattaatgtttaaaaaagttaataaaggaaagaagtatttttttttttaccaattcTTAGGTGAATATAAAGAGATTATGTCAGTTGAACTATAATTCGTTGGCAAAAAAAGAAATactcttaattatatattaaatagaataattatttattaggctcatttttatacaaataaaatttttcttagttttatatctgtaatattttataccaattagcttcagaatttaattattttttgaataaattaataaaaaaataatacaaataattgtttaaatataattgtattttaatttttcattctaTTACGTACACGTTGAGgttaatttgaaataaaagataatGGACTTGTTGTAACTGCCATGTATTTTGTGCTTTGACTGCGTCGTCATCTGAGAATCATGCGCCTTTATGGAAACCGGAGTTCTTCTACAGAATCCGTTTTGCGTTTGGAGTTAGCTAACCAGCAGTGGCGACAGACATGCGTCTTCCTTTTCTATGGCAGCAATTTTTCGGACTTTGATGGTCATTTATGGTAGAAGTGGAATAGGGTGGGTTCAAGAACGTCAAAATCTATAGCTAGCTAAAACGATAGTGGAAGCATCTGCCAGCAAACAAAACAGTGAAAATATTTGAAGACATCACATCGACAATAACAGAGTAATAGAGGAATTAGTTTTTTTGTTAGTGCTGGTTTGTTTGTTCAGTccatgataaaaaaataataacaataataaataaattaaagttacCTGATAACTTTTGATAGTAGGTTAATTTTTAAGGAGTGCTGCACTCCCTACTTTATCTGGAGTGCACTAGCTTTCGCCCAAAAGTTATcaggtaaattaaatttatttattattgttattattttttttgtcatgtgCTGAACAAACAAACTGGCACTAACAAAAATACTAATTCCCTCGTTTAACACACGGACGACCTTTACACCACAAAAATACTCagaaaaatttgattgaattcCTCCATTACTCTGTTATTGTTGATGTGATGTCTTCAAGCATTTTCACTGTTTTATTTGTTGGCAGGTGCTTCCATTATCGTTCTGACTAGTCACAGATTTTAACGTTCTTAAACCCACCACATTCCACCTCTACCATAAATGACCTTTAAAGTCCGAAAAATTGTTGCCATAGAAAAGGAAGACGCATGTCTGTCGCTGCTGCTGGTTGGCTAACTCCAAACGCAAAATCGATTCTGTAGAAGAATCCCGGTCTCCATGAAGGCGCCATGATTCTCAGATGACGACATAGTCAAAGCACAAAATAGATGGCAGTTACAACAAGTTCattatcttttatttcaaattatccTCAAATtgtaatgaaaaattaaaatacaattatatttaaacaattatttgtattatttttttattaatttattcaaaaaataattaaattttaaaattaattggtataaaatattacagatataaaattaagaaaaatttttatttgtataagaATGAgcctaataaataattattttatttaatatataattaaaaatatttctttctttatcaaTGAGTTATAGTTCAAATGACATAGTTTTCATCTaaaagttggtaaaaaaaagaatacttctttcttttattaactttttttaaacattaattatttattttacatgcaatatagaaataaatgaatataatatttattgagtAGACGCAGTTACgtaaactttttttattttcatagtGTTTGaaccaaataaaagaaaatattattttaaaaaaaactaataatatatttttaataatattcttaatacaaaataataaattttaaatatttttttaaataatatatattaactaaaataatataattatccaaaataatatattataaatataaaaaaataatatatttcaataaaaaaattgttaataaaaaattatataaatattttttatataaatttttgtttcgcacaaaataaaattattatatgtttgtttgctttttatattgtatatatgttctttttaattaaatttatataatacaaaattttttatcattttatttatatttaatgttttaattttgtttcacacaaaataaaattatatatatatatatataacaaaattttttatcattgtctttatatttaatattataattttatttcacgtaaaacaaaatttatttaaattttaatattatatatatatatatatatatatatatatatatatatataacacaaaattttttatcattgtgtttatatttaatattatattttacacaaaacaaaatttatttaaattttaatattatatacataatatatatttaatattattttttttaagattctaatatatcttttttttctgaatttagtacatgaatttttaacttattttttatgtattatttattttaattataaagtccaaaaattttttttgtacagACATgctgtttttaatatttatatactatttttttattttgaactttAGTTCAATATctgatatttataaaaaaaatctaaaatttgtaaaaaaatgatTAACCTGATTAACATGTTACCTTTTTAAATCTAGaccattcaaataaaatataataaataaaaaattcaaatttaatgaATTCACAAAATGTACAGCACTCCATACTTAGCAAGGAGCGTTTAAAGATGAGccttaatttatatataaattaactaatttttataacatataatttattgtataattttttttaatataaataaattaatgaatttaagatataaaatattatgAACATTATTTAACATAATAAACAACTTAGGCTATTATTTAAgacaataaatataataatataaataccTATTTAAAATATAGTATACCAAAATGGATATGTGTTCCTGCCTTCATCAATTTCCTGCGAGTTCATGGGTCAATTCTTTTATAAATTGATTTTAAGTAATACCATAAATCActcctaaaaaaattattatcgaATTAGtctctaaatttttattttattaaataaattaatttttatattaaattatttatttatataaaaatttaatttaaaaaatttaaaattttttgaagaatattatattttgagtaaagtattgtttttatCCCCAATGTTTGGAGTAAGtctcaaagttgtccctaatgtttcaatcgtcctatttaaatcCCTAACATTTCAAAACTGAactgactcaatgttgtcctgccgttagggatccgttaacatAATTGACggtgggacaaaattgagacgattttgaaacgttagggattTAAATAAGACGAAAACGTTGGAGACAAAAttgatacatagaaataaattttaattttatccttcaataatatcaattttttactatacatagtattcaattattttttaatcacatctaagtaaattacaattaatcatattactttcattttaaataaattatttttttatataattttactcttaaatatttttagttatcatGCAATGTTTATAGAATGATTAGTATATAAActtgcaatatatatatataatctctaatgtatcaaaattctttaaaattataaaaaataaatttatttaaaataaaagtaatgtaattaagtataatttatttagatgtaattaaaaaataattgaatactatgtacagtaaaaaattaatattattgaaagataaaattaaattaaaatttatttttatgtatcatttttgtttctgacgttttcgtcctatttgAGTCCTGAATGTTTCAAAATCGTCACAATTTTGTTCCgtcgtcaattctgttaacggatccTAACGGTAGGACAATATTGAGTAGTCAATTTTGAAACATTAGTGagttaaataggacgattgaaacatTAGGGACAACTTTGGGACTTACCTTAAAAGTTTGGGACAAAAACTATACTTTATTCTTATATCTTTTGTTAAATAATGTCAATAATTAATATgtctaataaaattaaaaattaaagactaatttaataattaaattttgttaaaaatttaattatgcGACTAAAAATTCTTTAGAATGATTTGAGatattagtgtttgatttttctATCTCCATTTGACATTTTAAACATGTAAAGTACAAGTTCTACTATTCTAGCACTTAGCTGATCAATCTCATAAACCTTCCTCACTGACAGAATACACATAAAAGGATTCATATATTTGCTAACAAGCCAGTATCAACTACATTATTGGCTGAGCTGCTGCAATATTAGCTTTTTTAATTCTCCTCCGTGTCCTCTGCACCTTTCTCCTACTCACTTCTTTCGCCGCAAAAGGTTCTCCATTAATGGTGGACAATCCTGAAAAAGTTATTATTAGACTATTAGTAACATTCAAAAGTAATGGGAAGAATATTACCTCCtgttataattaatataacatatatattatattattttatccaatttacaataattattttgaaactaaaagGTATATTACAATTAAATTAACAAATGAAAGagttatatgtatataaaaataagataaaaactCAGGTATAGTGAATTTTACATGGActaaatttagtcaaattatttaaattatttaattatttttaattatcaatttcacATTAAATCtcctaaaaataattaattaattattaccaGGCATGAGACCACCGCTGTTACGATCATGGAAGTTCACTTCACAGTTGTTGGCTTCATTTTCATGATTAGAgtgatgattttttttcttttccatcacTCTTATTAGCCTTGACGAGCGTGCAGCAGCAAAGAGCCACGTGGCATCCATGTGTTTGCAGATCATGCGCGCTGCATGGTAAGGAATCTTGAGACTCCTCTGCTGATGCTGCTTCTTCATGAAGACTATGCAGTCCAAAAGGCTCTCCCTCGCCATGCCTTTCATGTCATAAGCCTGTGACCTTCTCCAGAGGCTTTTCCTGTGCGTGTTCGCTGGGTTCGAAAGGCAAAGCGCTCTCGTTGAATCACTGATTGCACTTTCTGGATTCTTAAGCACAAGATTGCACTGTGCTTTGTTACTATAAAGCACCATTCTCTCCTTTCTCAACTTCAATGGACAAACTTCAAGTGCTTCATTGTACTTCACCAAAGCTTCTTCTACTTTTCCCAACCTCAACATGTCATTCGCTTCTTGCTTTATCAAACCAACCAAAACCCTTCTTTCCTCTAATTTCTCTTCCCACAATGCCTTCTCTTTCTTCCTCCTATACACCTTCAAATTCAGCACTTGTTGCAAGTCCCTGTTGTTGTGTAATTTATGTTCCTCAAGTAGCAGCACTTTTGTGATGGTTTCACCCACGTTTGATTTATCTCCAAGAGTTTTAAGTTCAACCAAATCAACAAGGTACGAAGCAGCAATATCAATAACCTTGAACCTGGATTGTACAAATACAAATATgaatatataaaacaaatagaaatatatttaatacagTATCGTATCCTGCACCTTTTAATTTAGACATGAAATGAGAAATAGTGTAGGAAGCAGTTATGAAATGTATGAATGCTTTATGATGGTGTCAGAAGCAAAAATCAGACCGTCAATTTGTGTATTTAGATTCTCTGATTTCTGTTTTCAGATTTTTTCAATTTGTTtcctctaaatttttttatttgttaaatataaaTCGAAGAATCTGGATTCAATTTGTGTACCTTTCATTACCATGTTAAAGTATATCATTCATTTCACTTtcatatctaaatttttttagcGTGTACCTTGTATCCGAGTCCttaagaagaagtagaagacaATCAATCCCCATATACTGCCAATCATCCGAAGATCTTGAAATGTTACCGAGATTGATGATTACTTTTGGGATCTCAGCAATGATTTTCCTTCCAAATTTACTGTAACACAGGATTCGAAGGAGTCCAACACCACCTGGTGACGTGTGATTCACCAACCCACCCCACatgtggcaaagttctttcaagAATTCCTTCTGACAAATCAGATTCAGACATCTTTCTTTGAAAGCAAAACAGTTGAGAAGATGAATACACCAACACTGAAGTTGGCTACCCCATTCCTCAGCTTTTCGGTTCTCCATCTCCAAATCACCAACACCTCTTGTAAGCAAGTTCCTGTGGTACTCTaccctcttcttcttcttcactcctACAAACTCAGAATACACCACTTTCAAGCAAGTACAAGCTAGATTCAATGTCACTTTCACCACTTCTTGTTCATACTTCGATACCGAATCGAATGTGCTTTCATAACTGGCCAAGTGCCCTAATGCTCGAACCGCAACCCTTTGTTCAACCCAACTGATTTTCCCCCTCAGAAGCTCTAACAATGGAGGTATAACACCTGATTGCACAGCTATTTGTGCAAACTCTTCCTTGTTCATGGTGTAAGATCCAATGATATGAGCAGCATAGTAGGGTATGTATATGTTTTGATTTGTGAGAAGCCAGGTTTTGTCGTTTATAGCTTTGTTGATTAGATTAGCCATGCACTTGAATATGCCAAGGGAAGGGAACTCAGGGTCGTTGGATTGAGTCATGGCAATGTGCCATAGTTCACTCAGCACCAACACATATTGATCATAATCTTCTTTATCCTCACATAGAGGCATCTCTTTGAAGCAGTTGGAGATTCCAACTCTTCTAAGAGATGCATCTGGTTCTCTCATGCTGCAAAAGAAACACCAAGGCTTGAGGCAAACTTCTTGGTCTTGGTGAGACTCCTCACTCATCATGTCCTCGCTGGTGTTGTAAGGAGTTTTGGTTACAAGTACCACTCTTTTTTTCTTCATCAGGTCAATAATGGGGATTATGGTTTGGAAAGTTGATGGAAGAAAAGGAATATTACACTAGTGGCGCATAAATAGAAGGCTTTCATAATCGAAAATTTTACCAGATACTCATTCATAATGATTTTTGGCATGTCATCATTACTATTTGATACCCTTCTTTTAATAATTGACGTAATGTTGAAGAAAGTAAATTATTCTTCAAACGAATATTCAAGTGTTCATTATTCATAGGGGACAAAAAGATCAGGTAAGCAACAAAATTTCAAGACTAGGATATAATAATATTGCACACATTGTATGTAGGCTTATTCTGCAACAAAActttctatttttctatgcatTTCTAGAGGTTCATTTGTCAACAAGTCTAGTGCTAGTGCTATAAAGCCCTTGTTTAAGGTAAAAAGTGTAGAAAATGCAGTTAAACTGAAACTATATCATGGGATTCCACCTACCCTTTAGCCCACACAAGAGTACAAGATGTAATAATGAATTGAGAAGAGAAGTAACTAAGCAAAGATAATTAGGGACCACATCCATAAATGGGAAAACAATCCCCTTCAAATCAGTAGCAAAAATGTGGTCCCAACAGATATTGCTAAACCTGCAACTTCaaataaaaacatatataaGAATATGAATTATAAAACATAACTAAGTACAAGTGGTTATGGTCTCAAGAATATGCGGCTGCCATATATAGGTGGAAAGCATAAAAAGGAGGGGTTTCTTAGATATTATCTGTATATGAAGAAGATTATTGCAGACATGCTTGTAATATTCAATGAACTGTGCCAAAATGATTGAGGCTAGCATTTTATTAATAGCTTGTTTTGTTTGTAGCATTGGCATGAAATAAGTTCTATGCTCATGATGGCGAAGACTAGATCTGTTACCTCAGCACATCAAACTATGCGGGAATTGAGCATGTTTTGCCAAAATCCACATGGTCCCTCCTTGGTCATCCTaattgagtttttcttgcttgttcCTATTTGGTGTTTAATTTAGAGGCATCTTAAATCTAAAAATCAGATTAAATATTAGAGgatgacaaaaaatatttatataataaaataagactaaaataaaattttaaagaagattaaactgaaatttacttataatttacatgtaaaaagttaaaattagAGGGTCATTACCCCTTTGCCATTATGTGGCTCCGCCCCTGAATCTAAGGGTTCAGATCTATTGTGATAAAGTTGGCTTTTAAATATGAAATCCACATTTTAGACTCCAATATTTTGCTTAAAGAAAAGAACATAACAAGATGTTGCAGTAAAAAACTCTATATACTTAACATAAGAAAATTCCGCCTCCATTAAGgagaatttgtgaaaatttaTGACTGATTCTAACAATAGGCAAATCAAGCATATATCCGAGATAATAAACTGGAAAAGTTGCTTCTGTCTTTCACTGTTTCCTGGTTATGACATTTTTAACTATATGAAGAAATCTCATCTATTATTCATTCATACAAATCATTAATAACCGACAAAGATATTGTCATATAGTGGTTGAGATAGTGCAGCTATAGTGATCAGATGACCAATTCATCAGCCATAAACAGATGGGCC is a window encoding:
- the LOC130943357 gene encoding uncharacterized protein LOC130943357, with translation MKKKRVVLVTKTPYNTSEDMMSEESHQDQEVCLKPWCFFCSMREPDASLRRVGISNCFKEMPLCEDKEDYDQYVLVLSELWHIAMTQSNDPEFPSLGIFKCMANLINKAINDKTWLLTNQNIYIPYYAAHIIGSYTMNKEEFAQIAVQSGVIPPLLELLRGKISWVEQRVAVRALGHLASYESTFDSVSKYEQEVVKVTLNLACTCLKVVYSEFVGVKKKKRVEYHRNLLTRGVGDLEMENRKAEEWGSQLQCWCIHLLNCFAFKERCLNLICQKEFLKELCHMWGGLVNHTSPGGVGLLRILCYSKFGRKIIAEIPKVIINLGNISRSSDDWQYMGIDCLLLLLKDSDTRFKVIDIAASYLVDLVELKTLGDKSNVGETITKVLLLEEHKLHNNRDLQQVLNLKVYRRKKEKALWEEKLEERRVLVGLIKQEANDMLRLGKVEEALVKYNEALEVCPLKLRKERMVLYSNKAQCNLVLKNPESAISDSTRALCLSNPANTHRKSLWRRSQAYDMKGMARESLLDCIVFMKKQHQQRSLKIPYHAARMICKHMDATWLFAAARSSRLIRVMEKKKNHHSNHENEANNCEVNFHDRNSGGLMPGLSTINGEPFAAKEVSRRKVQRTRRRIKKANIAAAQPIM